In Drechmeria coniospora strain ARSEF 6962 chromosome 03, whole genome shotgun sequence, the DNA window CGTTGCCAGGGCCGCCACGTCGACGCTGGCCGACTCGgccacgacgtcggccacggccacggccacgacggagATGAACACGCCTCAATCGTCGAAGCCTCCGGGTACCAATCAGAGCAACGACAACACGCAAAATAACAAtggctcgagctcgcctctgctcttcttcgtcgccctcggcttcggcgtcgtcttCACCAACCTCTGGTAAGAACCCCCTCGCTCGATGCGCGTTCGCCCTGCCCCCTGccatccccgtcgtcgtcgccctcgcacGACTCGCCCGGCCGGCCGCAACGCTCgtctcgcctcgacggcccgtACCCGCTGACACGCTGCGCCCGCAggatcatcgtcggcgtcaagTATTGCTTCCGGTACAACGCTCGCAACCGAGCCAGGATGACaaacgacgagggcgagcccATCACGCTCGAGACGGTCCAGCgccctcatcgacgacgccgcgagAAGAAACTGATGTCGATGAACGAGGTCAACGAAAAGTTCCCCATGATGAAGTACAAGAGCTGGGTCTCGGACCGTGCCCGGGAAGGCCTGCccacggccggcggcgtctccGTCCCCGCCAGTCGAGCGAACAGCGTccgcgatgccgacggcgtcgtggcTGCCGTCGCGAGACGCTCTGCCGAGGAGCAGCGACAGTCGGAGCCGGCCACCGGGACCGGCTCCGTGGCCGAGACCAAGAACGAGCCGGACAGCtcgctcgtcgatggcgatgccggccaGACGTCGGGCACCCAAGagacgatgatgacgccggccgtgcggcctgcggcggctgacgaggacgtcgacgaggacgtcgaaGAGGATGAGCacatcgacgccgccctcccACCCGAATGCCTCGGCACCCCGGGCGACTCCTGCGCCATCTGCATCGACaccctcgaggacgacgacgacgtccgcGGCCTGACCTGCGGCCACGCCTTCCACGCCGTCTGCGTCGACCCCTGGCTGACGAGCCGCCGCGCCAGCTGTCCTCTCTGCAAGGCCGATTACTACACGCccaagccgaggccgacgcccgaggccgacgcgAACGCGAGGAACGGTACCAGCCAGGAGGCGCGTGCCCAGTCCCGCCTCAATCTCCCCGGCCGTCTGCGTCCCGCCTGGTTCCGCcgtggcgccgacgaccctTCACGCCCCGGCACGTCGCTGCCACGCTTCGGCAGAGACCGATCGCGACGAGCCACCGGCGGCCAAGCCGGCCCGACCGAACCTCGACCCGCCCAACCGGCCGACGGGACgcctctcgccgacgccggcgtcttctccgccgtcCGGCAGGCCTTCCGATTCGGCCGAAGGAACGAGCCGCCCGCGCGAGAGACGGTCTCCCCGTCGCGTCTCGAAGCCGGTGGCCGTCCGGAGATGACGTCGACGCAATGACGAGGCACCGACCGACCGCCTTGGTTGGCCCCGAGCCGCTCGGAGCCGTTTCGCCCTTCCTCTCACAGCTCTTTTTCCCCTAGCATTGATTTTCTCTCCTTTAGCCTGTTTGCGAGCGTCGCTGCTCTCGTCACAAGCACGTGCATCCTACTATGCTGGACTCGAATCATTGCATTTTCGCTTCGTTCTCCGCGACACGTCGTCGCTGCGCCCGGCGACGAAACGCTGCTGGAGGCCGTGGGAGGCGAaaacctcgccggcggccgcccACGCCTGCCACGCCACCCGCCCTTGTCGGCacggtggccgtcgtcggacgcgTTGAAGAGGCGGGCACGCGTGATGCGTTGCCTGTCTCTTGCTGCGTGCAAGCAGGT includes these proteins:
- a CDS encoding RING-8 protein, which produces MAVVQRALGQAALLVARAATSTLADSATTSATATATTEMNTPQSSKPPGTNQSNDNTQNNNGSSSPLLFFVALGFGVVFTNLWIIVGVKYCFRYNARNRARMTNDEGEPITLETVQRPHRRRREKKLMSMNEVNEKFPMMKYKSWVSDRAREGLPTAGGVSVPASRANSVRDADGVVAAVARRSAEEQRQSEPATGTGSVAETKNEPDSSLVDGDAGQTSGTQETMMTPAVRPAAADEDVDEDVEEDEHIDAALPPECLGTPGDSCAICIDTLEDDDDVRGLTCGHAFHAVCVDPWLTSRRASCPLCKADYYTPKPRPTPEADANARNGTSQEARAQSRLNLPGRLRPAWFRRGADDPSRPGTSLPRFGRDRSRRATGGQAGPTEPRPAQPADGTPLADAGVFSAVRQAFRFGRRNEPPARETVSPSRLEAGGRPEMTSTQ